The Planococcus liqunii genome includes a region encoding these proteins:
- a CDS encoding DNA polymerase IV: MAGRVIFHIDMNSFYASVEQSHDPSLKGKAIAIAGNPKERRGIIVTCSYEARAHGIYTTMQVHEAKRKYPELILLPPNFERYRAASKAMFEILRSYTDLVEPVSIDEGYVDVTELAKERHALSIAEEIQQRMKSELDLPCSIGIAPNKFLAKTASDMKKPMGITILRKRDIQEKLWPLEVIEMHGIGESTAAKLKRLSIDTIGDLANANTGLIKEKMGKNGLRLQNRANGIDDRIVDPESIYDTKSVGTSTTLPVDETDEEQLKVIFRQLSAKVANRLEAKELAGPTVSIQTRSSEWQNHTRSITLKNTVWKSDDIFRHAWQLFTKNWNGEPLRLVGVTVSNVKDKGDMTEQLSIFNFQEHAKEEPILDLMSKLETKFGKNVLIRGAKYKKTSYDSKTSFSKDFLDDHDHNRK, translated from the coding sequence ATGGCTGGCCGAGTGATTTTCCATATTGATATGAATAGTTTTTACGCCTCGGTCGAGCAGTCGCATGACCCTTCTTTAAAGGGCAAAGCCATAGCGATTGCAGGCAATCCGAAAGAGCGGCGCGGCATTATTGTCACGTGCTCTTACGAAGCACGGGCGCATGGCATCTATACCACGATGCAGGTGCACGAAGCAAAGCGGAAGTACCCGGAATTGATCTTGTTGCCGCCAAACTTCGAGCGCTACCGGGCAGCGTCAAAAGCGATGTTCGAAATACTGCGTTCGTATACCGATCTGGTGGAACCGGTATCGATCGACGAGGGCTATGTCGATGTGACGGAGCTTGCAAAAGAGCGCCACGCCTTGTCGATTGCGGAGGAAATCCAGCAGCGCATGAAGTCGGAACTCGATTTGCCGTGTTCGATCGGCATTGCACCGAATAAGTTTTTGGCAAAAACGGCATCCGACATGAAAAAGCCGATGGGCATTACCATCTTAAGAAAACGCGACATCCAGGAAAAGTTATGGCCGCTTGAGGTCATTGAAATGCACGGCATCGGCGAGAGCACCGCGGCGAAACTAAAGCGGCTGTCGATTGACACCATTGGGGATCTGGCGAATGCCAATACCGGCCTCATCAAAGAAAAAATGGGCAAAAACGGACTGCGGCTCCAAAACCGGGCCAATGGCATCGATGATCGAATCGTAGATCCCGAGTCTATTTACGACACGAAAAGCGTGGGTACGTCAACCACGCTGCCGGTCGATGAAACGGATGAAGAGCAGTTGAAGGTGATTTTCCGCCAGTTGAGTGCAAAAGTGGCCAACCGGCTGGAAGCCAAGGAACTGGCAGGGCCGACTGTCAGCATCCAGACGCGCAGTTCGGAATGGCAAAACCACACCCGCAGCATCACGTTGAAAAATACCGTCTGGAAAAGCGACGATATTTTCCGCCACGCCTGGCAATTGTTCACGAAAAACTGGAACGGGGAACCGCTCCGGCTGGTCGGCGTCACGGTGTCGAACGTTAAGGACAAAGGCGATATGACCGAGCAGTTGTCGATTTTTAATTTTCAGGAGCATGCCAAAGAAGAGCCGATTCTTGATTTGATGTCCAAGCTGGAAACGAAATTCGGCAAAAACGTCTTGATCCGCGGCGCCAAATACAAGAAAACTTCCTATGACTCAAAAACCAGCTTCAGCAAGGATTTTCTTGATGACCACGACCACAATAGAAAGTAG
- a CDS encoding BrxA/BrxB family bacilliredoxin, with protein sequence MAMDFNFLMNDITKQARQEMVDAGYTELTTPEEVKDVFAQPGTSLVMINSVCGCAGGIARPAAVHSVHYDKRPDRLLTVFAGQDKEATAQARAIFGEDHLPSSPSFVLLKDGKVADEIGRHEIEGHDPMSVITHIQELFEEHCKEI encoded by the coding sequence ATGGCAATGGATTTTAATTTTCTTATGAATGATATTACGAAGCAGGCCCGCCAGGAAATGGTGGACGCTGGCTATACAGAACTGACAACACCGGAAGAAGTGAAGGACGTTTTCGCTCAGCCGGGCACAAGCCTCGTCATGATCAACTCGGTATGCGGATGCGCAGGCGGCATCGCCCGTCCGGCAGCTGTACATTCCGTGCATTACGACAAACGCCCTGACCGCCTGTTGACGGTATTTGCAGGACAGGACAAAGAAGCGACGGCACAGGCACGCGCAATCTTCGGCGAAGACCATCTTCCGTCTTCTCCATCGTTCGTTCTTTTGAAAGATGGTAAAGTGGCTGATGAAATCGGACGCCATGAAATTGAAGGCCATGATCCGATGTCCGTTATCACGCACATCCAAGAGCTGTTTGAAGAGCATTGCAAAGAAATCTAA
- a CDS encoding methylmalonyl-CoA mutase family protein, whose translation MTIESMKKTQFSERTYEEWREAAEKALKGKPFEKTLKTPTIEGITLEPLYTKEMLERLDTFVFDQTKAVQNGKRLPGWFVAQETHAETVSDYLLAIKDDLKRGNEMIVYLSYQNLEWNDAELKELAELIIHYPIYFRLGSDDNGILRVFDFVAEEQLGHVQGVIFSETAVAAPEKVRTQLIDTVPVHNAGGTIVHELGVALSILAEKMDRGNFAAQANDLWVRFAVDTQFFQEVAKLRAFRVLWNAFCSAYGEEAPAIPVFTETSVRSYSKLDPYVNLLRAGNATFSAVLGGTNAHTVHPHDFLTVPDAQSRRIARNVQLVIKEETHVSHVLDAAAGSYFIETLTKEFVDAAWSYFLEIEAAGGYSEVIKSGWLTDDIQSKWVERKEKVATRENSLIGTNIYANPQEPVKEGQVAESHLVYMSAKRLSSPFEKLRLQSKERLLKAAVLHVAPLKAVKAQSDFVHGFLAVGGIEPILSPELQSAEEVNRFLSENAIDYAVLCGPKEVLEEIIPALSTAASIDVAGKYGKDDLNRWEEFGVTDAIFSGKHVTSKLEQILSLGKEAI comes from the coding sequence TTGACAATCGAATCGATGAAAAAGACTCAATTTTCGGAACGTACATACGAAGAATGGCGGGAAGCTGCTGAAAAAGCGCTGAAAGGAAAGCCGTTCGAAAAAACTTTAAAAACACCCACTATTGAAGGAATCACACTCGAGCCGCTTTACACAAAAGAAATGCTGGAACGCCTCGACACCTTTGTTTTTGACCAAACGAAAGCTGTGCAAAACGGCAAAAGGCTCCCAGGCTGGTTTGTGGCCCAGGAAACCCATGCAGAAACTGTCAGCGATTACTTGTTAGCGATCAAAGATGATCTGAAGCGCGGCAATGAAATGATTGTCTATCTCAGCTATCAAAATTTGGAGTGGAACGATGCCGAACTGAAGGAACTGGCAGAACTGATCATCCATTACCCGATTTATTTCCGTTTGGGATCTGACGACAACGGCATTCTCCGTGTCTTTGATTTTGTTGCGGAAGAACAACTCGGGCATGTGCAAGGTGTTATTTTTTCCGAAACAGCAGTGGCAGCTCCGGAAAAAGTCCGCACTCAGTTGATCGATACAGTCCCTGTACATAACGCAGGTGGAACAATTGTCCACGAACTGGGCGTTGCGCTTAGCATTCTGGCTGAGAAGATGGACCGCGGCAATTTCGCTGCCCAGGCAAACGATTTATGGGTGCGTTTTGCAGTAGATACGCAATTCTTCCAGGAAGTCGCCAAACTGCGTGCTTTCCGTGTTCTTTGGAACGCGTTCTGCTCAGCTTACGGAGAAGAAGCGCCAGCCATTCCGGTTTTCACTGAAACGTCTGTGCGTTCTTACTCGAAACTGGATCCTTACGTGAATTTGCTGCGTGCCGGTAATGCCACATTTTCAGCGGTCCTTGGCGGCACAAATGCGCATACGGTTCATCCGCATGACTTCTTGACAGTGCCCGATGCGCAAAGCCGCCGAATCGCCCGCAACGTGCAATTGGTCATCAAAGAAGAAACCCACGTATCGCATGTATTGGATGCGGCGGCCGGATCTTACTTTATCGAAACCTTGACAAAAGAATTTGTCGATGCGGCATGGAGCTATTTCCTGGAGATTGAAGCAGCCGGCGGCTATTCCGAAGTCATCAAGTCGGGCTGGCTGACAGATGACATTCAGTCAAAATGGGTGGAGCGCAAAGAAAAAGTCGCCACCCGCGAAAATTCCTTGATTGGCACCAATATCTACGCGAATCCGCAGGAACCGGTCAAAGAAGGCCAAGTTGCCGAAAGCCATTTGGTTTATATGTCTGCTAAACGCCTGTCTTCGCCGTTTGAAAAACTGCGCTTACAAAGCAAAGAAAGACTTTTGAAAGCGGCTGTTTTGCATGTGGCACCATTAAAAGCAGTCAAAGCCCAATCGGATTTTGTCCATGGATTTTTAGCTGTAGGCGGCATTGAACCTATCCTTAGCCCGGAACTTCAAAGTGCTGAAGAAGTCAACCGCTTCCTGTCAGAGAACGCCATCGACTACGCTGTCCTATGCGGGCCAAAAGAAGTGCTGGAAGAAATCATTCCGGCACTTAGTACAGCGGCCTCTATTGACGTTGCAGGCAAATACGGAAAAGATGATTTAAACCGCTGGGAAGAATTCGGCGTAACGGATGCCATTTTCTCCGGCAAGCACGTCACCTCGAAGCTGGAACAAATTCTTAGTCTTGGAAAGGAGGCCATCTGA
- the mce gene encoding methylmalonyl-CoA epimerase, translated as MKKVDHIGIAVRSIDEVLTYYTETLGCPLLKIEEVASQKVKVAFIDAGNIKLELLEPLDDTGAVAKFIEKRGEGIHHIAFGVENIEQRMADLRDKGVQLLSEHAGPGAGGAMVAFLHPKSSNGVLYELCEKQ; from the coding sequence ATGAAAAAAGTCGACCATATTGGAATTGCAGTACGCAGCATTGATGAAGTCCTTACATACTATACAGAAACACTGGGCTGTCCTTTGTTGAAAATTGAAGAAGTGGCATCCCAAAAGGTGAAAGTGGCTTTTATTGATGCCGGCAATATCAAGCTCGAATTGCTGGAACCGCTAGACGATACGGGCGCCGTTGCCAAGTTTATCGAAAAACGGGGAGAAGGCATCCATCACATCGCTTTTGGAGTGGAAAACATCGAACAGCGCATGGCAGACTTGCGCGACAAAGGCGTCCAGCTTTTGAGCGAGCATGCAGGTCCAGGAGCAGGCGGGGCAATGGTTGCCTTTTTGCATCCGAAGTCATCAAACGGAGTATTATACGAACTTTGTGAAAAGCAATGA
- a CDS encoding M20/M25/M40 family metallo-hydrolase, translated as MKKDRLLNEFLELVQIDSETKNEAEIAGVLKEKLSELGFYVQEDDSSTRTGHGANNLIATLRGAATAVPPIYFTVHMDTVVPGKGVKPEIRDGYVYSDGTTILGADDKAGIAALFEMIRSIQEQQIEHGDIQFVITAGEESGLVGAKEMDASLLFAKYGYAVDSDGKVGGIVTSAPYQAKLWTTIYGRTAHAGVAPEKGVSAITIAAKAIAKMSLGRIDEETTANIGRFEGGQATNIVCDEVHILSEARSIKEDKLASQTAHMESVFEEIAERMGGHAETEVKLMYPGFHFDENERVVEIAKKAAANINRPAPILMSGGGSDANIFNGHGIPTVNLCVGYEEIHTKKERMPIEELEKLAEMLIEIVKESTI; from the coding sequence ATGAAAAAAGATCGACTGTTAAACGAATTCCTCGAATTGGTGCAAATCGATTCAGAAACGAAAAACGAAGCAGAAATTGCCGGAGTGCTGAAAGAAAAGCTTAGCGAACTCGGCTTTTACGTGCAAGAAGACGATTCTTCCACACGCACCGGACACGGCGCCAATAACTTGATTGCAACACTGCGCGGAGCGGCAACTGCCGTACCGCCTATTTATTTCACCGTCCATATGGATACGGTGGTTCCGGGCAAAGGCGTAAAACCGGAAATTCGGGACGGTTACGTCTATTCAGACGGCACCACGATTCTTGGTGCCGATGACAAAGCCGGCATCGCTGCTTTGTTTGAAATGATCCGCAGCATCCAGGAACAGCAAATCGAACACGGCGATATCCAATTTGTCATTACTGCCGGAGAAGAAAGCGGTTTGGTCGGAGCGAAAGAAATGGATGCCTCTTTGCTGTTTGCCAAATACGGCTACGCAGTAGACAGCGACGGCAAAGTGGGCGGCATTGTGACATCTGCGCCGTACCAGGCGAAACTGTGGACAACCATCTACGGCAGAACGGCCCATGCCGGTGTAGCGCCTGAAAAAGGTGTATCGGCGATCACCATCGCGGCGAAAGCGATCGCTAAAATGTCGCTTGGGCGCATTGACGAAGAAACAACTGCCAATATCGGCCGTTTCGAAGGCGGACAAGCGACAAACATCGTCTGTGACGAAGTGCACATCCTGTCGGAAGCGCGCTCCATCAAAGAAGACAAACTGGCGTCCCAGACGGCGCATATGGAATCGGTCTTTGAAGAAATAGCCGAGCGCATGGGAGGACATGCGGAAACAGAGGTCAAACTGATGTATCCGGGCTTCCACTTTGACGAAAATGAACGCGTCGTTGAAATCGCCAAAAAAGCGGCTGCCAATATCAATCGGCCGGCGCCGATTCTGATGAGCGGCGGCGGCAGCGATGCCAATATTTTCAACGGCCACGGCATACCAACAGTTAACTTATGTGTCGGCTATGAGGAAATCCATACGAAAAAAGAGCGCATGCCAATCGAAGAACTCGAAAAACTGGCGGAAATGCTGATTGAAATCGTTAAGGAATCAACAATTTAA
- a CDS encoding acyl-CoA carboxylase subunit beta — MDIYERINELYDRKREIELGGGEERINKQHEKGKLTARERIELLVDEGSFVELSPFVEHRTTDFGMGPGPGEGVVTGYGKVDGRAIYLFSQDFTVFGGALGEMHAQKIANVMDLAAKNGAPFIGLNDSGGARIQEGVLSLDGYGHIFYRNSIYSGVIPQISVIMGPSAGGAVYSPAITDFVFMVDKTSQMFITGPKVIETVTGEKISSEDLGGSKVHTAISGNAHFRSDSEQDVLQMVRRLISYLPQNNQEMPPRLEVDNEDDYRPDLADIVPYEAIRPYDVRKVVEQVVDADSFMEVQPEFARNIVVGLARIKGETVGLVCNQPKVMAGGLDIDSSDKAARFIRFCDSFNIPLITFEDVTGFFPGIKQEHGGIIRHGAKILYAYSEATVPKMTVILRKAYGGAYVALNSKSIGADLVYSWPNAEIAVMGPQGAANIIFAREIAASDNPEETRAAKIEEYREKFANPYVAAARGMVDDVIDPRETRVKLIQALEMMRNKKDTRPAKKHGNMPL; from the coding sequence ATGGACATTTACGAAAGAATCAATGAGTTGTATGACCGCAAACGCGAAATTGAGCTTGGCGGCGGCGAAGAGCGCATCAACAAGCAGCATGAAAAAGGGAAATTGACTGCACGTGAACGCATCGAACTGTTGGTGGACGAAGGGTCATTTGTCGAATTGAGCCCGTTCGTGGAACACCGGACAACCGATTTCGGGATGGGCCCGGGGCCTGGCGAAGGCGTTGTAACCGGTTACGGCAAAGTGGACGGCCGCGCAATTTATTTGTTCTCGCAGGACTTCACGGTGTTTGGCGGCGCACTTGGTGAAATGCATGCCCAGAAAATCGCCAATGTCATGGATCTGGCAGCGAAAAACGGTGCACCGTTCATCGGCTTGAACGATTCCGGCGGCGCGCGCATCCAGGAAGGCGTTTTATCGCTTGATGGCTACGGCCATATTTTTTACCGGAATTCCATTTATTCTGGAGTTATTCCACAGATTTCGGTCATCATGGGACCTTCAGCTGGAGGCGCGGTGTATTCGCCGGCCATCACGGATTTTGTCTTCATGGTCGACAAAACGAGCCAGATGTTTATTACAGGGCCGAAAGTCATCGAAACGGTGACAGGTGAAAAAATTTCATCTGAAGATTTAGGTGGATCGAAAGTACATACAGCAATTAGCGGAAACGCTCATTTTCGTTCGGATTCCGAACAGGACGTATTGCAGATGGTGCGCCGCTTGATCAGCTACCTTCCGCAAAATAACCAAGAAATGCCGCCGCGGCTTGAAGTGGATAACGAAGATGATTACCGCCCGGATCTTGCCGATATCGTACCTTATGAAGCGATCCGGCCGTATGATGTCCGCAAAGTCGTGGAGCAAGTGGTGGATGCCGATAGTTTCATGGAAGTCCAGCCGGAATTTGCCCGCAATATCGTGGTCGGCCTGGCCCGCATTAAAGGCGAAACGGTTGGCTTGGTGTGCAACCAGCCGAAAGTGATGGCCGGCGGGCTTGATATCGATTCATCGGACAAAGCGGCCCGTTTTATCCGCTTCTGTGATTCGTTCAATATTCCGTTGATCACGTTTGAAGATGTGACCGGGTTCTTTCCGGGCATCAAGCAGGAGCACGGCGGCATCATTCGCCACGGCGCGAAAATCCTTTACGCTTATTCAGAAGCGACCGTGCCGAAAATGACGGTCATTCTGCGAAAAGCATACGGCGGCGCTTATGTCGCCCTTAACTCAAAATCGATCGGTGCCGACCTGGTGTACTCATGGCCGAATGCGGAGATTGCGGTAATGGGGCCACAAGGCGCAGCAAACATCATTTTCGCCCGTGAAATTGCAGCGAGCGACAATCCGGAAGAAACGCGTGCAGCGAAAATCGAGGAATACCGCGAGAAATTCGCCAACCCTTACGTGGCCGCAGCGCGCGGCATGGTCGATGACGTCATCGACCCACGCGAAACACGCGTCAAATTGATTCAGGCGCTCGAAATGATGCGCAACAAGAAAGATACACGGCCAGCGAAAAAACACGGCAATATGCCATTATAA
- the prli42 gene encoding stressosome-associated protein Prli42: MNNPAFRKFVVYAMIGIMLLSTLMMGLSFVI, from the coding sequence ATGAACAACCCTGCATTCCGTAAGTTTGTCGTCTATGCGATGATTGGCATCATGCTGTTGTCCACATTGATGATGGGACTAAGCTTTGTCATCTAA
- the meaB gene encoding methylmalonyl Co-A mutase-associated GTPase MeaB — MNRETETRRVMEGVKAAHDGMKASPRKRFKKPQEHSFDYDNMAEGVRSGSRLHLGKAITLLESSNPEHKQHGQELLNRLLPHTGNSIRIGITGVPGAGKSTFIETFGEMLTALGHRVAVLAIDPSSSITGGSILGDKTRMENLARNPKAFIRPSPTAGTLGGVHKKTRETMLLCEAAGYDVILVETVGVGQSETLVRGMVDIFMLLVLTGAGDELQGMKKGILELADAIIVHKADSHNAELAKKTVREYKQILHFLQRATEGWKTQALPASSLEGTGISEIWDMVKEFENTVKSSGYWKTRRQNQTKDWFNAMITDELLSRFYGDAERRKQVGTLEQKVLQDQLTVAQAIAELFE, encoded by the coding sequence ATGAACCGCGAAACGGAGACTCGCCGGGTAATGGAAGGGGTCAAAGCCGCCCATGACGGGATGAAGGCCTCGCCGCGGAAACGATTCAAAAAACCGCAGGAACATTCTTTCGACTACGACAACATGGCCGAAGGGGTCCGGAGCGGTTCACGCCTGCACTTAGGAAAAGCGATCACGCTTCTTGAAAGCTCAAATCCGGAGCATAAACAGCACGGCCAGGAACTGTTGAACCGCTTGCTGCCCCATACCGGAAACTCGATTCGGATCGGCATCACGGGCGTACCAGGCGCCGGCAAAAGCACTTTTATCGAGACGTTCGGCGAGATGCTGACGGCGCTCGGGCACCGTGTGGCGGTCCTAGCCATCGATCCGAGTTCTTCAATCACCGGAGGCAGCATTCTGGGCGACAAAACGCGCATGGAAAACCTGGCGCGCAACCCGAAAGCGTTTATCCGTCCGTCGCCGACGGCAGGTACGCTCGGCGGCGTCCATAAAAAGACCCGGGAAACGATGCTGCTGTGCGAAGCGGCCGGCTACGATGTGATCTTGGTTGAAACGGTGGGCGTCGGACAAAGCGAAACGCTGGTCCGCGGCATGGTCGACATCTTTATGCTGCTGGTGCTTACCGGCGCCGGGGATGAACTGCAAGGCATGAAAAAAGGGATCTTGGAGCTGGCAGACGCCATCATTGTCCACAAAGCGGACAGCCACAATGCCGAACTTGCCAAAAAGACGGTGCGTGAATACAAACAGATTCTGCATTTTCTGCAGCGGGCAACTGAAGGATGGAAAACACAGGCTTTGCCCGCTTCTTCTCTTGAAGGAACCGGCATTTCAGAAATCTGGGACATGGTCAAGGAATTCGAGAACACGGTTAAAAGCAGCGGCTATTGGAAAACGCGCCGGCAAAACCAGACGAAAGACTGGTTTAATGCCATGATCACCGACGAATTGTTGAGCCGTTTCTACGGCGACGCCGAGCGCCGAAAACAAGTGGGCACACTCGAGCAAAAAGTGCTTCAAGACCAATTGACTGTGGCCCAGGCCATCGCGGAATTGTTCGAGTAA
- a CDS encoding aromatic acid exporter family protein — MKLKRFSIGYRTMKTAAGVAIAISLAQFFNLDYYVSAGILTILCIQPTKKKSIRAAFSRFVASLIGIAFAFVFLENIAYHPLMIGLMILLFIPVLVSLKFSDGFVSSSVILLHIYDSKNLTLDLFLNELSLMAVGFGTALAVNMYMPSIEGKLNNYRSDIESLYSSIFQEISIFLRQGDSDWDGKELTQSTELLKKAKALAYQDVENHVTRLENKYYHYFDMREQQLEIIERILPKITALPVIIGHSHLVADFLEDLASHVHSGNTAYRYISKLQAVKDEFAGMPLPDSHEKFLAMAALYQVIEEMDTYLEIKSSYKGFTNKKTAEIG; from the coding sequence ATGAAACTGAAACGATTTTCCATTGGCTATCGGACAATGAAAACCGCTGCAGGTGTGGCGATTGCGATTTCCCTGGCGCAATTTTTCAACTTGGATTATTATGTCTCCGCCGGGATTTTGACGATTTTGTGCATTCAGCCGACAAAAAAGAAATCCATCCGCGCAGCATTTTCGCGCTTTGTGGCAAGCTTGATCGGCATCGCGTTTGCATTCGTCTTTCTCGAAAATATTGCCTATCACCCGCTCATGATCGGGCTGATGATTTTGCTGTTTATCCCGGTGCTCGTTTCCTTGAAGTTTTCAGACGGGTTTGTTTCGAGTTCCGTCATTTTGCTGCATATTTACGATTCCAAAAACCTGACGCTGGATTTGTTCCTGAATGAACTGTCTTTAATGGCTGTCGGCTTCGGGACAGCGCTGGCGGTCAATATGTACATGCCGAGCATTGAAGGGAAACTTAACAATTACCGCTCTGACATCGAATCGCTTTATTCTTCCATTTTCCAGGAAATCTCGATTTTCCTGCGGCAAGGCGATTCGGACTGGGATGGGAAAGAATTGACCCAGAGCACGGAACTGCTGAAAAAAGCGAAAGCACTTGCTTATCAGGATGTTGAAAACCATGTGACCCGTCTCGAGAATAAGTATTACCATTATTTCGATATGCGTGAACAGCAGCTTGAAATCATTGAGCGCATTCTGCCAAAAATCACGGCGCTGCCGGTCATTATCGGGCATTCGCATTTAGTGGCTGATTTTCTGGAAGACTTGGCGAGCCACGTCCATTCCGGCAATACCGCTTACCGTTACATCAGCAAATTGCAAGCCGTCAAAGATGAATTTGCCGGTATGCCGCTGCCTGACAGCCACGAAAAATTCCTGGCGATGGCGGCACTTTACCAAGTGATTGAAGAAATGGACACCTATTTGGAAATCAAATCGTCCTACAAAGGCTTTACCAACAAAAAGACAGCTGAAATCGGATGA
- the scpA gene encoding methylmalonyl-CoA mutase, translating into MGRPDFSKVDLQKLTINQDMAIHEEVFETNEGIPVKPAYSQEDIADLQESHPGFAPNVRGPYPTMYVSRPWTVRQYAGFSTAEESNAFYRRNLAMGQKGLSVAFDLATHRGYDSDHPRVVGDVGKAGVAIDSVEDMKILFDGIPLDQMSVSMTMNGAVVPIMAFFIVAAEEQGVGPEQLAGTIQNDILKEYMVRNTYIYPPAMSMQIIADIFKYTSTKMPKFNSISISGYHIQEAGATADIELAYTLADGLEYVRTGLAAGIDIDSFAPRLSFFWGIGMNYFMEIAKMRAGREIWAKMMKSFDPKNSKSLALRTHSQTSGWSLTEQDPFNNVTRTLIEANAAAMGHTQSLHTNALDEAIALPTDFSARIARNTQLFLQEETMMTKVIDPWGGSYYVEKLTQELMEKAWQLIEEVEELGGMAKAIETGLPKMRIEEAAAKKQAQIDSNEEVIIGVNRYRLDEEDPIDILNIDNTIVRKTQIERIERMKASRDNDKVREALTRLTAAAQSGDENILACAVDAARLRATLGEISDAIEAASGRHKAVIRSVSGVYSSNFSNQQEIEVVKEMTEDFIENEGRRPRILIAKMGQDGHDRGAKVIATAFADLGFDVDIGPLFQTPAETAQQAVENDVHVIGVSSLAAGHMTLVPDLWAELKKIGREDILIVVGGVIPAQDYEFLRNNGASAIFGPGTVIPVAAQKVIEEIYARLGYEEVAD; encoded by the coding sequence ATGGGAAGACCGGATTTCAGTAAAGTGGATTTACAGAAACTAACAATCAATCAAGACATGGCTATCCACGAGGAGGTTTTTGAAACGAATGAAGGCATACCGGTTAAGCCGGCTTATTCGCAAGAGGACATCGCAGATTTGCAGGAAAGCCATCCTGGATTTGCTCCGAACGTCCGCGGGCCTTATCCGACGATGTATGTATCGCGCCCATGGACCGTCCGCCAATATGCCGGATTCTCGACAGCAGAAGAAAGCAACGCATTTTACCGCCGGAACTTGGCAATGGGCCAAAAAGGGCTTTCGGTCGCTTTTGACCTTGCTACGCACCGCGGCTATGATTCCGATCATCCACGCGTGGTGGGCGATGTCGGAAAAGCGGGCGTTGCCATCGACAGCGTCGAAGACATGAAAATCCTGTTTGACGGCATTCCTCTCGACCAGATGTCGGTGTCGATGACGATGAACGGGGCAGTCGTGCCGATTATGGCGTTCTTCATTGTTGCTGCTGAAGAGCAAGGCGTTGGTCCGGAGCAGCTGGCCGGAACGATCCAGAACGATATTCTAAAGGAATACATGGTGCGCAATACGTATATTTATCCGCCGGCGATGTCAATGCAGATCATCGCGGATATTTTCAAGTACACATCCACCAAAATGCCGAAATTCAACTCGATTTCCATTTCGGGCTATCATATCCAGGAAGCGGGAGCGACAGCGGATATTGAACTGGCCTATACGCTGGCCGACGGGCTTGAATATGTCCGCACCGGGCTTGCGGCAGGCATCGATATTGATTCGTTCGCGCCGCGCTTGTCATTTTTCTGGGGCATCGGCATGAACTACTTTATGGAAATCGCCAAAATGCGCGCAGGACGCGAAATTTGGGCGAAAATGATGAAATCGTTCGATCCGAAAAACAGCAAGTCTCTTGCGCTTCGTACGCATTCGCAGACGTCCGGCTGGAGTTTGACGGAACAAGATCCGTTCAACAATGTGACCCGTACATTGATCGAGGCAAATGCAGCGGCAATGGGCCATACGCAGTCGCTCCACACGAACGCTCTGGATGAAGCCATTGCTCTCCCGACGGACTTCTCTGCCCGCATTGCCCGCAATACGCAGTTGTTCCTGCAGGAAGAAACGATGATGACCAAAGTGATCGACCCTTGGGGCGGGTCGTACTATGTTGAAAAACTGACGCAGGAATTGATGGAAAAAGCATGGCAGCTGATTGAGGAAGTTGAAGAACTTGGCGGCATGGCCAAAGCGATTGAAACCGGCCTTCCGAAAATGCGCATCGAAGAAGCAGCAGCGAAAAAACAAGCGCAAATCGATTCTAATGAAGAAGTGATCATCGGCGTCAACCGTTACCGCTTGGACGAAGAAGACCCAATCGACATTTTGAATATCGACAATACGATTGTGCGAAAAACGCAAATCGAACGCATTGAACGCATGAAAGCTTCCCGCGACAACGACAAAGTCCGAGAAGCATTAACCAGATTGACAGCGGCTGCACAAAGCGGCGACGAAAACATTTTGGCATGCGCCGTTGATGCTGCGCGACTGCGTGCCACTCTTGGCGAAATTTCCGATGCCATTGAAGCGGCATCCGGAAGACATAAGGCGGTGATCCGTTCCGTGAGCGGTGTATACAGTTCCAACTTCTCAAACCAGCAGGAAATTGAAGTCGTCAAAGAGATGACCGAAGACTTTATTGAAAATGAAGGGCGGCGTCCACGTATTCTGATTGCGAAAATGGGGCAGGATGGCCATGACCGCGGTGCGAAAGTCATTGCCACTGCGTTCGCTGACCTTGGCTTTGATGTGGATATCGGCCCGTTGTTCCAGACGCCGGCTGAAACGGCGCAGCAGGCGGTCGAGAATGACGTGCATGTGATTGGCGTCAGTTCACTGGCAGCAGGCCATATGACGCTTGTGCCGGACTTATGGGCTGAACTGAAGAAAATCGGCCGCGAAGATATCTTGATCGTCGTCGGCGGAGTTATTCCGGCGCAGGATTACGAGTTCTTGCGCAATAACGGAGCGAGCGCCATCTTCGGGCCAGGAACCGTCATCCCGGTGGCCGCGCAAAAAGTGATCGAGGAAATCTACGCGCGCCTGGGTTACGAGGAAGTGGCCGACTGA